One Gimesia aquarii DNA segment encodes these proteins:
- a CDS encoding serine hydrolase domain-containing protein yields the protein MSSLEDRLPLTFQRIMSGIENELHTGVQIYVSLQGEVIADAGVGEARPEIPMTADTINLWLSAGKPLTAMAIARLAELGKLNFDDRVTRFIPEFGAHGKETITLLHILNHTAGFRIVETGWPESDWEETIQRICTTPLEENWQIGKTAGYHVSSSWFILGEILQSIMEQPYPELIRDLILEPLNMNQSWLGVPDKVFETIQDNIAYVYQREKGEMQLTDWHSAPRCVKPSPGGNARGPIRELGWFYECLLNQGIPLFEPQTVETMTSRHRIDQFDLTLQHIIDYGLGFIINSNRYGETTVPYGFGKYASENTFGHGGSQSSIAFADPEKELVVAVVANGRPGEPKHQRRAKEINEAIYEDLKLI from the coding sequence GTGTCGTCCCTCGAAGATCGTCTTCCATTGACCTTTCAACGGATAATGAGCGGCATCGAAAACGAGTTGCACACGGGAGTGCAAATTTATGTCTCATTGCAGGGCGAAGTCATTGCAGACGCCGGTGTAGGAGAGGCACGCCCCGAAATTCCCATGACTGCAGATACTATTAATCTCTGGCTCTCTGCGGGAAAGCCGCTGACAGCGATGGCCATTGCACGCCTAGCGGAACTGGGAAAACTGAATTTTGACGATCGAGTGACACGTTTTATTCCTGAATTCGGCGCACACGGCAAAGAAACAATTACCTTACTACACATTCTTAACCATACAGCTGGCTTTCGAATAGTCGAAACAGGCTGGCCGGAATCGGATTGGGAAGAGACGATCCAACGCATATGCACTACACCACTTGAAGAAAACTGGCAAATCGGAAAAACAGCCGGTTACCACGTTTCATCCAGTTGGTTTATTTTAGGAGAAATCCTGCAAAGCATCATGGAACAACCTTATCCCGAACTGATCCGGGATCTGATTTTGGAACCTCTAAACATGAACCAGAGTTGGCTGGGTGTACCCGATAAAGTCTTTGAAACGATTCAAGACAACATTGCCTACGTCTATCAGCGAGAAAAAGGAGAGATGCAACTGACCGACTGGCATTCAGCACCGCGCTGTGTGAAACCTTCACCGGGGGGGAATGCACGAGGCCCGATTCGGGAACTGGGCTGGTTTTATGAATGCCTGCTGAATCAGGGAATACCTCTGTTTGAACCTCAGACTGTTGAGACGATGACCAGCCGGCATCGTATCGACCAGTTCGATTTAACGCTGCAACACATTATCGATTATGGACTCGGCTTTATCATTAATTCAAACCGTTACGGCGAAACTACCGTCCCATACGGGTTCGGAAAGTACGCTTCGGAAAATACATTTGGGCATGGTGGTTCACAATCTTCGATTGCCTTTGCCGATCCTGAAAAAGAGCTCGTCGTCGCTGTTGTCGCGAATGGTAGACCGGGCGAACCAAAACACCAACGCCGTGCGAAAGAAATCAATGAGGCGATTTACGAAGACCTCAAATTAATTTGA
- a CDS encoding mandelate racemase/muconate lactonizing enzyme family protein, protein MKITAIKTYPVRIPLKPERRMISALGKHDVSQYLVLRVETDAGIEGAGEATVISRWSGETVWGAQAIVDRIFTPLLLGHDPCDIENVNLIMDRIAQGNWFAKSAIEMACWDIKGKEAGQPVYELLGGAARSRSIKCRFSMGAYALERAERRTKELVASGFSTIKVKVGTNPDEDVARVKLVRETMGPDLELTIDANAGWDATTAIAAMERMADCNVVLFEQPTPRGDFAALAEVRRAIQPEIMADDICFDLEDAKECIRNEACDVINVYPGKNGGISKTVAIVKYAEQHGIPCSIGSNLELDIASAAMCHSVVGCPNMNIEQYPGDILGPEYHEISVVKNPLQIEGPVITIPDLPGLGIEVDWGIVEVNSNT, encoded by the coding sequence ATGAAGATTACCGCGATTAAAACCTACCCTGTTCGTATTCCTCTCAAACCCGAACGCCGCATGATTTCAGCACTCGGCAAACACGATGTTTCCCAATATCTGGTATTGCGAGTAGAAACAGACGCCGGTATTGAGGGAGCCGGTGAAGCAACAGTCATCTCACGCTGGAGTGGTGAAACGGTCTGGGGGGCACAGGCCATTGTTGATCGCATCTTTACACCGTTATTGCTGGGACATGATCCGTGTGACATTGAAAACGTGAATTTGATTATGGATCGAATCGCACAGGGAAACTGGTTTGCCAAGTCCGCAATCGAGATGGCCTGCTGGGACATAAAAGGGAAAGAAGCAGGCCAACCGGTCTATGAGTTATTGGGAGGTGCTGCGCGGAGTCGTTCGATCAAGTGTCGCTTTTCAATGGGCGCGTATGCTTTGGAACGAGCAGAACGTCGAACTAAGGAACTTGTGGCTTCCGGATTTAGTACGATCAAAGTCAAAGTGGGTACCAATCCGGATGAAGATGTCGCTCGCGTCAAGCTGGTACGCGAAACAATGGGACCGGATTTGGAGTTAACCATCGACGCCAATGCGGGGTGGGATGCAACCACCGCGATCGCGGCAATGGAACGCATGGCTGACTGTAATGTGGTGCTGTTTGAACAACCGACACCACGGGGTGACTTTGCCGCGCTCGCAGAAGTGCGACGTGCCATTCAACCAGAAATCATGGCCGATGATATTTGTTTTGATCTGGAGGATGCAAAAGAGTGTATTCGGAATGAGGCCTGCGATGTGATCAACGTTTATCCCGGTAAGAATGGGGGTATCAGTAAGACTGTCGCGATTGTGAAATACGCCGAGCAACACGGGATTCCTTGTAGTATCGGTTCCAATCTGGAACTTGATATCGCTTCCGCTGCGATGTGTCATTCGGTCGTTGGTTGTCCAAATATGAACATTGAGCAATATCCGGGTGATATTCTCGGTCCTGAATATCATGAAATTTCTGTTGTTAAAAATCCGCTCCAGATCGAAGGCCCGGTCATCACGATTCCTGACTTGCCAGGACTGGGAATCGAAGTGGATTGGGGAATCGTCGAAGTGAATTCAAACACTTAG